From the Nodularia sp. NIES-3585 genome, one window contains:
- the rpe gene encoding ribulose-phosphate 3-epimerase — protein sequence MTQKPSQKPIVISPSILSADFSRLGDEIRAVDAAGADWIHVDVMDGRFVPNITIGPLVVEAIRPVTTKPLDVHLMIVEPEKYVEDFAKAGADIISVHCEHNASPHLHRTLGQIKELGKQAGVVLNPGTPLVLIEHVLELCDLILIMSVNPGFGGQSFIPGVLPKIRQLRQMCDERGLDPWIEVDGGLKANNTWQVLEAGANAIVAGSAVFKAPDYAEAVSSIRNSKRPAQEFAKV from the coding sequence ATGACCCAAAAACCATCTCAAAAGCCCATTGTGATCTCTCCATCTATCTTATCAGCCGATTTTAGTCGTCTGGGCGACGAAATTCGGGCTGTAGATGCCGCCGGAGCAGATTGGATTCATGTTGATGTAATGGACGGTCGCTTCGTACCTAACATTACAATCGGTCCTCTGGTTGTGGAGGCGATTCGCCCAGTGACAACCAAACCATTGGATGTCCACTTGATGATTGTGGAACCAGAAAAGTATGTAGAAGATTTTGCCAAGGCGGGTGCTGATATTATTTCGGTACATTGCGAGCATAATGCTTCGCCCCACCTGCACCGGACATTAGGACAAATCAAGGAACTGGGAAAGCAAGCCGGCGTTGTCCTTAACCCCGGTACTCCTTTGGTGCTAATTGAACACGTTTTAGAATTGTGCGATTTAATCCTAATTATGAGCGTTAACCCCGGTTTCGGCGGTCAAAGCTTTATCCCCGGTGTATTGCCAAAAATCCGTCAATTGCGCCAAATGTGTGATGAACGTGGTTTAGACCCCTGGATTGAAGTTGATGGGGGACTCAAAGCTAATAATACTTGGCAGGTTTTGGAAGCTGGTGCTAATGCAATTGTTGCTGGTTCAGCTGTATTTAAAGCCCCAGATTACGCTGAAGCTGTGTCATCTATTCGTAACAGTAAGCGTCCTGCACAAGAATTCGCAAAGGTTTAA
- the ilvB gene encoding biosynthetic-type acetolactate synthase large subunit: MTVRLPSLTNPPQTGNHNQSGVTQSPVVAPKRETGGFALLDSLVRHEVEYIFGYPGGAILPIYDDLYKVEATGAIKHILVRHEQGAAHAADGYARATGKVGVCFGTSGPGATNLVTGIATAYMDSIPMIVVTGQVPRASIGTDAFQETDIYGITLPIVKHSYVVRDPKDMARIVAEAFHIASTGRPGPVLIDVPKDVALEECDYVPVAPGTVKLRGYRPTVKGNPRQINAAIKLIRNSQRPLLYVGGGAIASNAHAEIKELAELFNIPVTTTLMGIGAFDEHHPLSVGMLGMHGTAYANFAVTDCDLLICVGARFDDRVTGKLDEFASHAKVIHIDIDPAEVGKNRVPEVPIVGDVRQVLVDLLRRCQETGIKNIPHKNQEWLTLINRWRQDYPLEVPHYADSISPQEVIVEVGRQAPHAFYTTDVGQHQMWAAQFLKNGPRRWISSAGLGTMGFGVPAAMGAKVAFPDEEVICISGDASFQMCLQELGTLAQYGINVKTVIMNNGWQGMVRQWQQAFYGQRYSSSNMEVGMPDIEHLTKAYGIKGMVVRTREELEGAIAEMLAHNGPVVVDIRVTRDENCYPMVAPGKSNAQMIGLPIQPPKAVVEPVSCSHCGTKNSPIHNFCSECGTKL; encoded by the coding sequence GTGACCGTGCGCTTGCCATCCTTAACTAATCCCCCACAAACAGGAAATCACAATCAGTCTGGTGTGACTCAATCGCCAGTCGTCGCGCCCAAGCGTGAAACTGGTGGTTTTGCTCTGCTTGACAGTCTTGTACGCCATGAAGTGGAATATATTTTTGGTTATCCTGGTGGGGCTATCCTGCCAATTTATGATGACCTATACAAAGTAGAAGCAACTGGTGCTATTAAACACATTTTAGTCCGGCACGAACAAGGCGCTGCTCACGCCGCCGATGGCTATGCCCGTGCTACTGGCAAGGTAGGAGTATGCTTTGGTACTTCTGGCCCTGGGGCAACTAATTTAGTCACAGGCATCGCTACAGCCTACATGGACTCCATCCCCATGATTGTGGTGACAGGACAAGTACCACGGGCATCTATTGGTACAGATGCCTTTCAAGAAACGGATATTTACGGAATTACCCTACCAATAGTCAAACACTCTTATGTAGTGCGCGACCCCAAAGACATGGCGCGAATTGTGGCTGAAGCTTTCCACATCGCCAGCACTGGACGACCAGGGCCAGTTTTAATTGATGTGCCTAAAGATGTGGCTTTAGAAGAATGTGACTATGTACCCGTTGCACCGGGAACTGTGAAATTAAGGGGCTATCGTCCCACTGTTAAGGGAAATCCTCGGCAGATAAACGCTGCAATTAAGTTAATTCGTAACAGCCAGCGTCCTTTATTGTATGTCGGTGGTGGGGCGATCGCTTCTAACGCACACGCAGAAATTAAAGAACTTGCAGAATTATTTAATATCCCCGTCACCACAACCTTAATGGGTATCGGTGCATTCGATGAACATCATCCCTTGTCTGTGGGAATGTTGGGAATGCACGGTACAGCTTACGCTAACTTTGCGGTGACAGATTGCGACTTATTAATCTGCGTTGGGGCTAGATTTGACGATCGCGTAACTGGTAAATTAGATGAATTCGCTTCCCATGCTAAAGTAATTCACATCGACATCGACCCCGCAGAAGTCGGTAAAAATAGAGTTCCTGAAGTCCCAATTGTGGGCGATGTGCGTCAGGTTTTAGTTGACTTGTTGCGTCGCTGTCAGGAAACAGGGATTAAGAACATCCCACACAAAAATCAAGAGTGGTTGACTTTAATTAACCGTTGGCGGCAAGATTACCCCCTAGAAGTGCCTCACTATGCTGACAGCATTTCACCCCAAGAGGTAATTGTAGAAGTTGGTCGCCAAGCCCCCCATGCCTTTTATACTACAGACGTGGGTCAACATCAAATGTGGGCAGCGCAATTCCTGAAGAATGGTCCCAGACGCTGGATTTCTAGTGCTGGTTTGGGAACGATGGGTTTTGGTGTCCCGGCGGCTATGGGTGCAAAAGTAGCTTTCCCTGATGAAGAAGTTATTTGTATCAGTGGTGATGCTAGTTTCCAGATGTGTCTGCAAGAATTGGGAACCCTTGCACAGTATGGCATAAATGTCAAGACTGTAATTATGAATAATGGCTGGCAGGGGATGGTGCGCCAATGGCAACAAGCCTTTTATGGTCAGCGTTACTCATCCTCCAATATGGAAGTAGGGATGCCAGACATTGAGCATTTGACAAAAGCCTACGGTATTAAGGGTATGGTAGTTCGGACTCGTGAAGAATTAGAAGGTGCGATCGCCGAAATGCTAGCACATAATGGCCCAGTTGTGGTTGATATCCGAGTCACCAGAGACGAAAACTGTTACCCAATGGTAGCCCCAGGCAAAAGCAACGCTCAAATGATTGGCTTGCCGATACAGCCACCAAAAGCCGTAGTCGAACCAGTTTCTTGTAGCCATTGTGGGACAAAAAATTCTCCTATCCATAACTTTTGTTCTGAGTGTGGAACTAAGTTATAG
- a CDS encoding NB-ARC domain-containing protein, which translates to MKQTKQKRKRGLVLTPEGLQKLQSAKLAAELNENYGIRYTLEDLSDRIGINTATVSKVLSGEDAVDKRTIELFFQAFNIQLDKSCYTNSDQSQHQDWGEATNTSAFYGRTEEITTLENLLLQERCQLVAILGIGGMGKSTLAVKLVERIKDNFEYIIWRSLREAPPLEAILTNLIQFLSDEQETEASLPQNLGDRISRLIYYLRQHRCLLILDNIESILLGGSRAGLYRSGYEGYGYLLKRVGEVNHQSCLLLTSREKPKEVASLEGETLCVRSFILGGLQAADGQEILKAKGILASDLESTELVELCGGNALALKMVATTIQDVFDGSTTEFLKQKIIVFGDICELLEQQFLRLSNLEKDIMYWLAINREPVSISQIRQDIISPISTKKMLESLESLLRRSLIEKNEVTFTLQPVVMEYVTQRLIDQVCEEIATQNIDLFRCHALMKATDKDYVRDIQVRLIVQPVIDGLIGIFRSQIKLENQLTKILENIRETSPLEQSYTAGNILNLLCHLDTDLTGYDFSYLTIWQADLKNIKLHDVNFQNSNFDRSVFTETFGGVLSVAFSPDGKLLATGDTKGEIRLRQVADGKQVFVCQGHTSWLISLAFRRDGKIIASGSSDDTVKLWDVETGQCLNTLQGHKSEVWSVAFSPDGQTLVSGSDDQTVKLWSVSTGKCLKTFQGHTSWVHSVGFSPTNGQMLASGSDDQTVKLWDISTGECLKTLKGHRDGIRAIAISQDGQILASSSEDQTVKLWDISTGECLKTLQGHSNEIYSVAFSYQGNLLASGSHDQTIKLWDISTGECLKTFQGHSSWIYSVAFSSQDNILASGSYDQTVRLWSVHTGQCFRTFQGYTDQVLSVTFSPDGQTLASGSHNSLVRFWDVSIGQNLKTFQGHRAGVWSVAFSPEGQTLATGSEDRTIRLWNVNTGKCLQIFRGHHALVWSVAFSPDGQTLASSSEDRTVRLWDVKTGQILKTLREHRAAVWSVAFSPDGQTLASASHDQTVKLWDVGTGKCKRVLEGHTAWVWSVAFSPNGKLLASTSPDSTIRLWSLDTNECVKVLPVNTGWSHLAVFSPDSQMLAVCKQDFIVRLWDISQEKWLRTFTGHTGRVWSIAFNPDSRTLVSSGEDETIKLWDVTTSDCLKTLKAEKPYERMNISKVTGLDPATIATLKLLGAVD; encoded by the coding sequence ATGAAACAGACAAAGCAGAAGCGAAAACGTGGTCTGGTTTTAACTCCAGAGGGATTACAAAAACTTCAATCTGCTAAACTTGCTGCCGAATTAAACGAAAATTATGGTATCAGATATACCCTAGAAGATTTAAGTGACCGAATTGGCATCAACACAGCCACAGTCTCTAAAGTACTGTCTGGTGAAGATGCAGTTGACAAACGCACAATTGAACTTTTTTTTCAAGCTTTTAATATACAACTGGATAAAAGTTGTTATACAAATTCTGACCAATCTCAGCACCAAGATTGGGGAGAAGCAACTAATACCTCAGCTTTTTACGGACGCACAGAAGAAATAACTACATTAGAAAACTTGCTGCTTCAGGAGCGTTGTCAGTTAGTAGCAATCCTGGGAATCGGAGGAATGGGCAAATCAACCCTGGCTGTAAAGCTGGTAGAGCGCATTAAAGATAACTTTGAATATATTATCTGGCGATCGCTCCGAGAAGCACCACCCCTGGAAGCTATTCTCACCAACCTCATCCAGTTTTTATCCGATGAACAAGAAACAGAAGCTTCTTTACCACAAAATTTAGGCGATAGAATATCGCGCTTAATTTATTATCTGCGGCAGCATCGCTGTTTGCTAATACTAGATAATATAGAGTCAATTCTCCTCGGTGGTAGTCGAGCCGGACTTTATCGATCTGGATATGAGGGATATGGATATTTGCTTAAACGAGTTGGAGAAGTAAATCACCAAAGTTGCTTGTTGCTGACAAGCCGAGAAAAACCTAAAGAAGTAGCATCATTAGAAGGAGAAACACTATGTGTACGCTCATTTATCTTAGGTGGTTTACAGGCAGCAGATGGGCAGGAAATATTGAAAGCCAAAGGAATTTTGGCTTCCGATTTAGAATCCACCGAATTAGTAGAACTTTGTGGCGGCAATGCCTTAGCTTTAAAAATGGTGGCTACAACTATTCAAGATGTATTTGATGGTAGTACAACTGAATTTTTAAAACAAAAAATAATTGTTTTTGGTGATATTTGTGAGCTTTTAGAACAGCAGTTTTTGCGGTTGTCTAATTTAGAAAAGGATATAATGTACTGGCTAGCAATCAATCGTGAGCCAGTTTCCATATCTCAAATACGGCAAGACATTATCTCACCAATATCAACCAAAAAAATGTTGGAGTCGTTAGAGTCTTTATTAAGGCGATCGCTTATTGAGAAAAATGAAGTCACCTTTACCTTACAACCTGTAGTAATGGAGTATGTGACACAGCGATTGATAGATCAAGTTTGTGAAGAAATTGCCACTCAGAATATAGATTTATTTAGGTGTCATGCTTTAATGAAGGCTACGGACAAAGATTACGTGAGGGATATTCAAGTTCGCCTGATTGTTCAACCAGTTATAGATGGGCTAATTGGTATTTTTAGAAGTCAAATAAAACTAGAAAATCAGCTAACCAAAATCTTGGAAAATATTCGAGAAACATCACCCCTTGAACAAAGCTACACGGCTGGTAATATTCTTAATTTGCTTTGTCATCTCGATACTGATCTCACTGGCTATGATTTCTCCTATTTAACTATTTGGCAAGCAGACCTCAAGAATATAAAATTACATGATGTCAACTTTCAAAACTCTAACTTTGATAGGTCTGTTTTTACTGAAACCTTCGGAGGTGTGCTTTCAGTAGCTTTTAGCCCTGATGGTAAACTTCTGGCTACAGGAGATACTAAAGGTGAAATTCGGTTGAGACAAGTTGCGGATGGTAAACAGGTTTTTGTTTGTCAAGGACATACTAGTTGGCTCATATCACTTGCGTTTCGTAGAGATGGTAAAATTATTGCCAGCGGTAGTAGTGATGACACTGTGAAACTGTGGGATGTTGAGACAGGTCAATGTTTAAACACTTTGCAAGGACATAAAAGCGAGGTTTGGTCAGTCGCCTTTAGTCCAGATGGACAGACACTAGTAAGTGGCAGTGATGACCAAACGGTAAAGTTATGGAGTGTTTCCACTGGTAAATGCCTTAAAACCTTCCAGGGACACACAAGTTGGGTGCACTCGGTTGGTTTTAGTCCAACAAATGGACAGATGCTGGCCAGTGGTAGCGATGACCAAACGGTAAAGTTATGGGATATCAGTACTGGTGAATGCCTCAAAACCTTGAAAGGACACCGTGATGGTATACGGGCAATTGCTATTAGTCAAGATGGTCAGATACTAGCGAGTAGCAGTGAAGACCAAACAGTAAAGTTATGGGATATCAGTACTGGTGAATGTCTCAAAACTCTTCAGGGACATTCCAATGAAATATATTCAGTTGCTTTTAGTTATCAGGGCAATCTCTTGGCTAGTGGTAGTCATGACCAAACGATAAAGTTATGGGATATCAGTACTGGTGAATGCCTCAAAACCTTTCAGGGACATTCAAGTTGGATATATTCAGTCGCCTTTAGTTCTCAGGACAATATCCTAGCTAGTGGCAGTTACGATCAAACAGTAAGGCTATGGAGTGTTCACACTGGTCAATGCTTTAGAACATTCCAGGGATATACTGATCAGGTACTCTCAGTCACCTTTAGTCCAGATGGGCAGACACTAGCAAGTGGTAGTCACAACTCTTTGGTGAGATTCTGGGACGTTAGCATAGGTCAAAACCTGAAAACTTTTCAGGGACATCGTGCAGGAGTTTGGTCAGTTGCCTTTAGCCCTGAGGGTCAAACACTAGCCACCGGCAGTGAAGATCGAACTATCAGGTTGTGGAATGTTAACACAGGTAAGTGCTTGCAAATTTTTCGCGGACATCATGCCCTAGTTTGGTCAGTTGCTTTTAGTCCAGATGGCCAAACACTGGCCAGCAGCAGTGAAGATCGAACTGTCAGGTTGTGGGATGTCAAAACTGGTCAAATATTGAAAACTCTCCGAGAACATCGTGCAGCAGTTTGGTCAGTTGCCTTTAGTCCCGATGGTCAAACACTCGCAAGTGCAAGCCATGACCAGACAGTGAAGTTATGGGATGTCGGTACTGGTAAATGTAAAAGAGTATTGGAAGGGCATACAGCTTGGGTTTGGTCAGTTGCCTTTAGTCCAAATGGCAAGCTACTGGCAAGTACTAGTCCCGATAGCACAATAAGATTGTGGAGTCTTGATACAAATGAATGTGTCAAAGTTTTGCCAGTAAATACTGGTTGGTCACATTTAGCTGTCTTTAGTCCAGATAGCCAAATGCTAGCTGTTTGCAAGCAAGATTTCATAGTTCGATTATGGGATATCAGTCAAGAAAAATGGCTGAGAACATTCACAGGACATACAGGTAGGGTTTGGTCAATCGCTTTTAATCCTGATAGTCGAACTCTAGTTAGCAGTGGTGAAGATGAGACAATTAAGCTATGGGATGTAACAACAAGTGATTGCTTAAAAACGCTAAAAGCAGAGAAACCTTATGAACGCATGAATATTAGCAAAGTTACAGGTTTAGATCCAGCGACTATTGCTACATTGAAACTTCTGGGAGCAGTTGATTGA
- a CDS encoding carboxymuconolactone decarboxylase family protein, whose product MPYQNAVLDDQKLQDALKKINPRFGDFCTRVAGEAWGLPLIDQKTKALITIALDVANQDQVGTGSPFAAHVNMAMQQGATRAEIEELLLFMCVYAGFNKAVGCFGTLNDLLGPST is encoded by the coding sequence ATGCCATACCAAAACGCAGTTTTAGATGACCAAAAACTTCAAGACGCTCTAAAAAAAATCAATCCCCGGTTTGGAGATTTCTGTACTCGTGTAGCAGGAGAAGCATGGGGTTTGCCATTGATTGACCAAAAAACCAAGGCTTTAATCACAATTGCACTTGACGTTGCCAATCAAGATCAGGTCGGAACAGGTAGCCCTTTTGCAGCACATGTGAATATGGCAATGCAACAAGGAGCTACCCGTGCAGAAATTGAAGAGTTGCTTTTATTCATGTGCGTGTACGCAGGATTTAATAAAGCTGTAGGTTGTTTTGGGACTCTAAATGATCTTCTCGGGCCCTCAACATAA
- a CDS encoding CsbD family protein, which translates to MSIEDRAKATGKNIEGKAQEALGNITGDPEDKAKGKAKQAESEVRHSVEDVKDNVKEKLN; encoded by the coding sequence ATGAGCATAGAAGATCGCGCTAAAGCCACTGGTAAAAATATCGAAGGTAAAGCTCAAGAAGCACTGGGCAATATTACTGGAGATCCAGAAGATAAGGCTAAAGGCAAAGCAAAACAAGCCGAAAGTGAAGTGCGTCACAGCGTTGAAGACGTGAAAGATAACGTCAAAGAAAAGCTAAACTAG
- a CDS encoding S8 family serine peptidase, whose product MGKKLSWIVWGFSASCLSAPVLASALQSPLSTNGIDALRLHQPPYNLLGRKIAIGQVEIGRPGMFGWDKAVSRNPAISLAGVFLRDGPAKSNTGVDAHAYNVAGVMVSRDKAMPGVAPKARLYSSAVGSTRNMGQPEECLTAQHIALQNGNDVRAINFSFGEPLSRDPRPDAVLDGNALLTLCLDWSSRVHDVLYAIAGNQGRGGIPIPTDNYNGLNVAFSSPRRGIFNKVDVSNLAATNKGATARLAGKEFNIDGRPSIGLVAPGSNIPMLNPDGKLNKVTGTSFAAPQVTATVALLQEFADRQLHNKQRNWSVDARRHQVMKAVLLNSADKLKDSGDGLRLGMSRTLIDKQNRNWLKSEAYEDPQIPLDVQMGTGHLNTFRAYQQFSSGQWQPSSTVPAVGWNYGTVDVGSTVDYALDKPLQQDSFVSITLSWNRLVELNDTNENRQYDVSETFSDRGLNNLDLYLIKADAQNSDAGVVCSSVSKIDSVEHIFCPVPATGNYKIRVQFRQQVNEATQPYGLAWWSVAH is encoded by the coding sequence ATGGGCAAAAAACTAAGCTGGATAGTTTGGGGGTTCAGTGCTTCTTGTTTAAGTGCGCCTGTATTGGCTTCAGCTTTACAAAGTCCCTTAAGCACGAATGGCATTGATGCTCTGAGATTACACCAACCTCCTTATAATTTACTGGGGCGGAAAATTGCTATTGGTCAGGTAGAAATCGGTCGTCCGGGAATGTTTGGCTGGGATAAGGCTGTGTCTCGAAATCCTGCTATATCTTTAGCAGGAGTGTTTTTGCGCGATGGTCCAGCTAAATCTAATACTGGTGTTGATGCTCACGCCTACAATGTTGCTGGTGTGATGGTTAGTCGAGACAAGGCTATGCCCGGAGTTGCCCCCAAGGCGCGATTGTATTCGTCTGCGGTGGGTTCTACAAGAAATATGGGACAGCCAGAAGAGTGTTTGACGGCACAACACATAGCCTTACAAAATGGTAATGATGTCCGTGCTATTAATTTCAGCTTTGGCGAACCTCTGAGTCGTGATCCACGTCCTGATGCTGTTTTAGATGGTAATGCTTTACTAACTTTATGTCTTGACTGGTCTAGTCGCGTTCATGATGTTTTGTATGCGATCGCGGGTAACCAAGGCAGAGGAGGTATTCCGATTCCCACAGATAATTATAATGGACTCAACGTTGCTTTTTCATCTCCCAGAAGAGGTATTTTTAATAAAGTTGACGTTTCCAATCTGGCGGCTACTAACAAGGGCGCTACGGCTCGGTTAGCTGGTAAGGAGTTTAATATTGATGGTCGTCCTTCTATCGGTTTAGTGGCACCAGGCAGTAATATTCCGATGCTCAATCCCGATGGTAAGTTGAATAAGGTCACAGGTACAAGTTTTGCGGCTCCTCAAGTTACGGCGACTGTTGCCTTGCTGCAAGAATTTGCTGACCGACAACTACATAATAAACAACGCAATTGGAGTGTTGATGCTCGTCGTCATCAAGTGATGAAAGCTGTATTGTTAAATTCAGCAGATAAGCTCAAAGATAGTGGTGATGGCCTGCGTCTGGGAATGTCTCGGACACTCATTGATAAACAAAATCGAAACTGGTTGAAATCTGAAGCTTATGAAGACCCCCAAATTCCTTTGGATGTTCAAATGGGAACGGGACATTTAAATACTTTTCGGGCTTATCAGCAATTTAGCTCTGGTCAATGGCAACCATCCAGCACAGTACCTGCTGTTGGCTGGAATTATGGCACGGTGGATGTGGGATCTACTGTGGATTATGCTTTAGATAAACCTTTACAACAGGACAGTTTTGTGAGTATTACTCTGAGTTGGAATCGGTTAGTAGAGTTAAATGATACCAATGAAAATCGGCAATATGATGTGAGTGAAACTTTTAGCGATCGCGGCTTGAATAACCTCGATTTATACTTAATCAAAGCAGATGCTCAAAATTCAGATGCTGGTGTTGTTTGCTCTTCAGTTAGTAAAATTGACAGCGTAGAACATATATTCTGCCCCGTTCCTGCTACTGGCAATTATAAAATCCGTGTCCAGTTCCGCCAACAAGTCAACGAAGCTACTCAACCCTATGGTTTAGCTTGGTGGAGTGTTGCTCATTAA
- the tmk gene encoding dTMP kinase has translation MGGKLIVFEGVEGCGKTSQMQLCCQWLQNLGVSVVMTREPGGTELGLHLRRLLLDKVENEPIAEVTELLLYAADRSQHVEQELKPNLAAGKYILCDRYTDSTTAYQGYGRGLNMNLINQLNDIATAGLESDLTIWLDVDVEVGLARKKGDGVGFDRIEQETIAFHRRVQQGYAELAASYPSRIVRVDGSLSQVAVQEVIQGILREKLEL, from the coding sequence ATGGGTGGTAAATTAATTGTATTTGAAGGGGTGGAAGGCTGCGGCAAAACTAGCCAAATGCAGCTTTGTTGCCAATGGTTGCAAAATTTAGGTGTATCCGTGGTGATGACGCGTGAACCAGGGGGAACAGAGTTAGGCTTACATTTACGCCGTCTTTTACTAGATAAAGTCGAGAATGAACCAATTGCTGAGGTGACAGAATTATTATTATATGCTGCTGATCGGTCACAACACGTGGAACAAGAACTTAAACCAAATTTAGCAGCGGGAAAATATATATTGTGCGATCGCTACACTGATTCTACCACTGCCTACCAAGGTTATGGTCGGGGTTTGAACATGAACTTAATCAATCAACTCAACGATATTGCTACGGCTGGGTTAGAAAGTGACTTAACTATTTGGCTAGATGTGGATGTGGAAGTGGGACTAGCCCGTAAAAAAGGCGATGGAGTCGGATTTGACCGCATTGAGCAAGAGACAATCGCTTTTCATCGGCGTGTTCAGCAAGGATACGCAGAGTTAGCCGCATCTTATCCATCTCGAATTGTACGAGTAGATGGTAGTTTAAGTCAAGTAGCAGTGCAAGAAGTGATTCAGGGAATTTTGCGGGAAAAGTTGGAATTATGA
- the dacB gene encoding D-alanyl-D-alanine carboxypeptidase/D-alanyl-D-alanine-endopeptidase translates to MSKKITLGLLLLFLSTQIAVTQQTAKAQIQTPVAPTTTTKTICPAQLKPAVDTITNRPEFSRVRWGILVKNLADEQTLYSRDAEKYFNPASNTKLLTTAAALQELGADFRIRTSVYQDGDGILRVVGRGDPSLKVPQLQELAEQLQQQGITQINQLIADDSYFQGDIVHPSWEWEDLAAYYGAPVNSLIVNENASLFTVSPQTIGRPLQLKWNEPVEAYQWLVENNSVTTQKDESGFVAVSRGLKGPVLRIQGQMAVNSNSTMRAIAVFDPVQNFLRHFRQTLVKSGISVRQMSYGTSGKNEQELAAIESPPLSELLIETNINSNNLYAEALLRALAKQPVDNNQTTADVGLEVVKTTLTKLGVDPTSYILVDGSGLSRKNLISPQALVQTLQAMSKSPQAELFRSSLPVAGISGTLRNRLRDTPAVGIVQAKTGTMTGVVSLSGYVNAPNYQPLAFSIIVNHSEQPASVVRQSMDEIVVLLTQLQRC, encoded by the coding sequence ATGTCTAAAAAAATCACCCTTGGCTTGCTGTTGCTATTTCTGAGTACCCAAATTGCTGTCACCCAACAAACAGCCAAAGCACAAATACAAACACCAGTCGCACCGACAACCACCACAAAAACAATTTGTCCCGCCCAACTTAAGCCAGCAGTTGACACCATCACAAACAGACCTGAATTTAGTCGAGTCCGCTGGGGGATTTTAGTAAAAAATCTCGCTGATGAACAAACTCTTTATAGTCGCGATGCTGAAAAATACTTTAATCCAGCTTCTAATACCAAATTACTAACAACAGCCGCAGCTTTACAAGAATTGGGTGCAGATTTTCGCATTCGTACTTCTGTTTATCAAGATGGCGATGGTATTTTGCGTGTAGTCGGTAGGGGAGACCCCAGTTTAAAAGTACCACAACTGCAAGAATTAGCCGAGCAATTACAGCAACAAGGAATTACGCAAATTAACCAGTTGATTGCTGACGATAGTTATTTTCAAGGCGATATTGTTCATCCGAGTTGGGAATGGGAAGACTTAGCCGCTTATTATGGCGCACCAGTTAACAGTTTAATTGTCAATGAAAATGCTTCTCTATTTACGGTTTCGCCCCAAACCATAGGAAGACCATTACAACTCAAATGGAATGAACCCGTGGAAGCATATCAGTGGCTAGTAGAAAATAATTCTGTCACTACGCAAAAAGATGAATCTGGGTTTGTTGCAGTTAGCCGGGGCTTAAAAGGGCCTGTGTTACGAATTCAAGGACAGATGGCTGTAAATTCTAACTCTACTATGAGAGCGATCGCGGTTTTTGATCCCGTGCAAAATTTCTTGCGTCACTTCCGCCAGACTTTGGTGAAATCAGGAATTTCTGTGAGACAGATGTCATACGGTACTAGTGGGAAAAACGAACAAGAACTAGCAGCAATTGAATCACCGCCGTTATCTGAGTTGTTAATAGAGACAAATATTAATAGTAATAATTTGTATGCAGAAGCGTTACTGAGGGCTTTAGCTAAACAACCAGTAGACAATAATCAAACTACCGCAGATGTAGGTTTAGAAGTTGTCAAGACTACATTAACTAAATTAGGAGTAGATCCCACAAGTTACATATTAGTAGATGGTTCTGGCTTATCGCGCAAAAACTTAATTAGTCCCCAAGCTTTAGTACAAACTTTACAGGCGATGTCAAAATCACCACAAGCAGAACTTTTTCGTTCATCTCTACCTGTTGCAGGTATTAGCGGAACTTTAAGAAATCGCTTGCGTGATACTCCCGCTGTAGGAATTGTCCAAGCAAAAACAGGCACAATGACAGGTGTAGTTTCCCTCTCAGGATATGTGAATGCGCCTAACTATCAGCCTTTAGCTTTTAGTATAATTGTCAATCATTCTGAACAACCCGCTAGCGTTGTCCGCCAATCAATGGATGAAATTGTCGTCTTATTAACACAGTTACAGCGTTGTTAA